DNA sequence from the Coffea eugenioides isolate CCC68of chromosome 9, Ceug_1.0, whole genome shotgun sequence genome:
TGTGAAGTTGAAAATAATGTAGGCAATGTCCAAATTTAAAGAACGGGCATTAAGAATTATTTGATACAATAGGAAGACACCAAGTATTCGCGTCAAATTCTGCCAGGCTAGTTAAACAGCATATTAGACTAACCGGCTCTTTGCCCAGTGTGTTTGAACGATAACCCTTGATTTGGAAAACTGAATGAATCCAACATGACAAAAGCGAAAAATCAAGGCTCGATTTTTCCCATTAAAATTTGTACGCAAACTCTCATTTACTGAGGTATTATGTTGCGTACTACTGTTGGCTCGTGGTTTATAATAATCATGATTCCACAGCATAACACCGAAGCTGAATGCTTGAAACCTCTTCTGGTTCAAGTTGTATTGGACCAGGCAATGCATATACACAATCATTCAGGCGTTCCATAGCAAACAAACAACAGCTTAATTGCCTTGCGATTAGGTCAATCCAAAACCTCTTTAGAAGTATCCATAATGTATCCAAATGGTTAAACATATAATCAGTTTCAGTATGTAACGCTTAACTGCACAACATAAATGTTGATATAGAACATGTAATACATCCACTACTTGAGTTTAAACTGATATTGGTAAATCAAAGTTTGATGAAATACATCCACCACTTGTTAAAAAAAAGGTGCTCGTATTGAGAAACACTAGCGGAataaaatataaacaaacgGTAAATTCCAGCAATTGAGTATCAAACTTTACACCACATTGTTCAAAGTGGTAGGGATAATAAATAACTGCTTTAGTATTTGATCACAATGTAACATAGAACATGAATTTATTCTAATATTCCCACCAATTTTAATGTGTCAAAATCAGTACAGATCTTAAACTTGTTGATTCTCCTCTCAATGTTTAGCAAAAACAAACATGAATTCAATACTGCGTACCTAATTTTATGCGATTTGGTAGCGATAACATTATGTATCTTCTCATGACCTGCAGATAAGGCATTCAAAGTTGTAAAGAAACTATACAAAAATGTCATGAGCAGAGGATATTTGTCAAACATCATTATCGCCTCCTGATCCATGCAAGTCGACCAGCCATCACCTTCATCTGGCAAAGACTCTATAAAATGTGTTGCGCCTTGGTGTCTAGTTTACTGTTCATTAAGCTATCAAATGACCTCTCTCAGTTCATAAATAGTTTGTTAAacaaaatgttgaaattgttaaTTGTAAAGTTCATGTTATGCTAAACATGACGTGTCCTAATCTCCTAGTCCTGTATGATTGTAATTATTGCTCATGTGCCAAACAGGAAGCTGTTCCAAAAAGCTATCCTCCACGTCCAATaatcaatcaaataaaaatCCCCATATTTTGCTAAACTTAAAGCATTGTAGAAATACATCCTTCAAAAGGTATCCAGATGTCCCCAAGGGCTATACCACACACATATATCAAACAGCTCAAATGAAGATTGTAGGAGCTCAATGGATGCAGCCCAGCCACTAACAACCACTTAAATACTTCCTGGTAAACTAAGAATGATACCACTTGTAGCTGAGACTCAATAACCACTACAATCTAATGATTACATCGTATCCCAGTAGCTTAATTACTCCAAAGATTAAATTTTCCAACCTTAAAATAGCAAAAGTATCCATAATTACTAGGACCACTAATTTCATCCTGAAGCTAAAAGATGTTTCTCATCTGTTAAAGCACCTCTAACCAAAATATGAAAAGGATACCATCTTGGACTGGTTTAGAAAGGATGTAAAGTTGCCACCAGAAGCTGGACTGTTTTTTTATTTGCCAATTATGTTGAACCTAACCAGTGATATTATCCCGACAACAATAACAACATTAAACTTATCAGATATCAAAAAACTTGATAAAGAGACACGCCAAGCAACTTAAAAGCACTACCCTAATGTATGCCACTTCTTTCCAAAGCAAACCCCAACAGGAAGAAAAAACTCAAACCCCTCCCACAATCAACCACAAAACCTCCACTAAAAGGGCAAACACTCCTTCAAAGCGAAGTATAAATGGGGATAGACTAACCACTTGAAGAGTTCCAAGTGTGGACCTCCTCATTTCACCAAAGTTTGTGAATCACTTAGAATAGAATTTCCAGAACAAGATTATTGTCCCAAAGGATGCTAAGGTTTTCGTCCATAGGATCTCTCTATTATATTTTCCATTGTCCATCTTTCTTGTTGATTACTTATTGGCTATTATTCACCACTGAATTTAACTTCCATTCACAAACTAAAATCAAACAACATTATGACCAGACCTAGTGTGCCACTCATGTGTAAACTCACATACTTTCAAAGAAGTCGTTCAAGATGACAGAAAATTCAACTATCCGTGTTGAACTTATAAAATTCAAGTATGACTATAACCATTATTGCTGAAGAACACCTAACAAGGTACTGCTCTTTAAAATATTCTCCCATGCAAACAGGGTTTTgacttacattttttttatacaCAAGCTTCAGGTATTTACTCCAGTGACATATTTATGCTTTAATTTTTTAGTAAAGAAAATCTATTTAAGTCAATGGTGTCAGAAAGAAACGAACTTAGTAACATAATTTCCAATAACTAATAGAGGTCAATTTAAttgtataaaattttgaaagaaataaaaggaaataaGTAACTACCATCATCCACTTCTGTCAatataaacaagaaaaatacATAGGTTGAGATACACATGTTATTCCTAATCCTGAAAGTGATAACAACAGAAGcaatttctccattttttgtGGTGGAGGAAATTTAAAAAcattcacaaaaatcaccaaagATGTAAAGCATAAAAATATACAATTAGCAGTCTTAGTACAGACAACTAAACTGCCACATGCAGTGACTTCAAATCATGTACCCGGGTGTTGTTCATTTCCCACTCTCATCACCTGGGTGGATGAGAATGAGGAACTGGTTTAGGGAGTGAAAATACCAATTCATGCAAAGCAGTCTTAAAGACATACAACAAGAAACGTTAACAATCCAATACTATCGTTTTCTATCCTCACCCTACCAAGTTTGATAAATCTAATTCTGCGAAGTTATCTTGTGAAAACAAGAAGCTCAATCCAGATTAAGAGATCACTAGTAGTTTTATCCAGTTAAAAAGAACACAAAATCAGTATTGAAATTTAACACTCATCATataaatttgaattgatttctgtttttctttatcCAGTAACAGTATTTtctgaattttgtaattttacaatGTAAAACATCTTTAATTATGCGGATTAACTATTTCCCCAAATTCTTCAGGAGTCACCTATTTCTAAAAACTCATAATTGTCTTTTTCTACTTAACAAAAAATCTCGATGGCTCATACATGTTACATAATGGTTCAAATACTCCCTGAATGCTATTATTAATTGACAAGATTCTAACAATCTCTCAATCCACGGTATGAGGTAAAGTCAATGCCACTCACATATCTTAGTCCCAGAAGCAAATTGTTGCATGCTTCCCCAAAATTCAAGAACGTTTTACTTAGCATAGAGCACAATATTAATTGAACAATTAGGTATGCAACTTCCAGCTGTAGTAAAGAGATGTAAACGCCAagaaaaaatcactaaaatatcCCCAAAAAAAGAGTTTAACAATATACACAACCTTTAAACCTTTAAGCATATAACTGTACAATGCAGACAAGGCGAAAACCTTTAAAACTACCTTCTCCCAGAAATCAGCTTAACTAACCAAGTCATCAAAGGGCTATGGAGAAGAAAAACTGACCAAAACATGGAAAAATATCCCTGTTGtatgaaaaaaaattgtatcCATGCTCAAAGAGAATTGAATAATGAGCATCTAAAATGAAGGAAAGTTTTGCTTAAAATGATATAAAAGGGACAGGAAATGTTAAAGAAACAACTAATGAGTGCAAGGAGCACTCATTCATTGTTACCGAATCTCTTAGCAATGATAGGCCGAACATCATCAGTGTCAACCAGTGTTTCAAGGAATGGAAGTAGTGACATTAGTGCGGAGTCTGAGGGGTCATCAAACCAACTCTTGATGGGAATTCCATTATTGACTTGCAAGCGGAATACCTGCAAAACATCAAAGGATAAGCAttataaataatcaagtaactgTTGAGATCCCATAAGTTTGTTTATGACTGTTATTCAAACAAGCAGACTCAATTCGGTACTTGCCCCTCAAAAACTGTAACATAACTGAATTACGCAACCATTTGGCATTTAAATACATGCACAATATAGACTTAACAAGGTAAAAAAATGACATATTTTAGTAATCTACAGATTTAAAATCATAAGAATTCCCCAAAACATACTAGTGACCACACGAATTGACACAACAATGGAACACTAATTACCTGAGGAGAATTATCAATTATGACAACTTTTGCTAGATCAACACCTAAAACAGTTAAGTCTTTAGTATAACTTCCATCATAGAAGATGCAGGATTCGCGGTAAGCTCGTCTAGAGATAAGCTTGCCATCTGGATCCAATATATCCAAAAGCTGCTTCGCATAGATGCTCTGACTAGCTGTGAAAACTACAATTTCAAACATCTCAGAAACTCTCTCCAGGAATGTCCGCAGGTGAGGCCTCTGTTTCACATACACTGTATGCTCTTTCATATTGAAAAACACTGGAAAGGTGAAATCAGCATCATCACTGTGTTCCAATGTTGAATGCACTAGGGTTTCTGTCCACAAAAAACTGATGTCACCCAACTGTAAGGGCAAAGATCtgagtacataaaccaaaagaACTGGACTGAAACTAAAAGTAAGACTCATTGATCAAGGTTAGTTTTTCATTcctgcattttttttctaagCTCAGCAGGCTCAAGAAATTCTCTTACCATCCAAGTCAAGAACAAGAGTAACAGATTTTGTTTTCTTGCTATCCTTAGGCAGTATTGTTGGCCGCAAATCTGAAGCCAAATCTGGCAAGTCAGGTATATTCCTTATAAACATGTGTGGATCAAATGAATCTGGTTGATCCACATCTGAGTAAATATTAATATCAGATTCCTGGTTGCACGATCTCAATTGATGGATAGCAAGATACAAGCTCGAATCAGAAGAATCTATTGTAGCATCTTCACATGTTCTGATATCATGAATATAGCCACTTTCCATAGCATTCTTAAGATAAGGCATTACCATGGTTTCCTCAGTCAAATCAAAAGAATTAAGTGGTTCTTCACATTTGTAATCAGGCAAGAACTTAGTGTCTGTACTATCATTAAAGACTGAGTTGCCATCAACTGGTAGCCCAGAAAAAATCATGTCAGATATAAAGAAATCTGATATGCTGCAGGTCTGGTATTCACATGAACCTTTACTGCTATCATCACTATCTTCTGTCTCCAACTGTGGCACATACAGGTTGTTGTTCCCTGGAAGGATTGGTAGCAAggttaagatttttttttttaactaaataAGATAATATTATAATTAGATAAAACCAATAAACAGAGATTATCTTTTATGTCTATAGGCTTCTGCATAACAGATTCTATTCCAAAAGTTATAAGGATTTAATTTGATGACTCGAGGAAAAACATACACATATCAAACAGATGAGAATTTCAACTCCCGTGAGAGTTGTAGCATAAGCAATTTAACCAGAATATCAAATGCTGATACTTTGTCTCCGTGTGATAGTAAAATCAGGTGGCCCAGCAGATGAAAAACAATTTCTAGTTCAATTCCACACTTTCAGCGCAAAACAAAGTAAAAGAAGCATTGCATTTAAGTGAAATTCTCTAACACTAGCAGCTACTACATCATATCTCTCATTTTTTCTTGCGTTACCTCTTCATATGGAAGGAAAAAGTGTTATATAGGGAAACACAATCTCAAAACCTTGTCTCCtcacattcaattcacatcAATTATGAAATATTCATGATAGTACCCTTCAGAGGAAAGAACAAATCAGACCAAGTATTGCATCTCACCTCCATAATAGTCAGTATATGATTTACTATGAATGTCAATAGACTCTAAAATGGGAGAGAAAATCGTCTCTGAGCTTGTACAGGTTCCTGGTGCAGACTCCTGCAGTTTAAAAAAGCATTACAATTAGTTATGCTGTCACATGCTAAATAACAAACCTACTCTGGTAAACATTGTATGAAAGTGAAAGTGAATCAGAAACTGCTATCATATTCAGTATGATTAGCTTTGTACGTGCAAATAAAACAGGCATCTCAAATGATTCGATCCATAATCACAACGGGAAAGATATATCCTAGGGAATAACACAAAATACTATAACTCAAGCTGACATTCTTCACTAAAACATAAATACAACTATGGAGTATGTGatcaatgaaaagaaaaatattctgcaaaagaatgaaaacggtaaatatttcaaaaaatcacaaaatcttTACACTAACTGAGAGAAAATCTAGCAATACTACAAGAATGCAGCAACTAGGAAATAGCACATCAATTCTCCCCATTGAAACTTCCTACAGCTAGTGACTCTGCAGGATGTCCTACTAGAAGCCTAGAACTTGGGCACACGCACACACACAAGACATCTGATCTATCGCAACTGCAGTATCTAAAAAATATCACATTGCAAAAATCTATATTTGAACTTTTAAAATAGTCCAAATTGAAGTAACCATTTGTAACATAATAAGCTTCTCAAGTTATAATAGCTTGCAACTTTGAGTTAACTATTCAGATCTTCCACAATTGCTCTATGTTTACGTGCTTGGTATTGGAAGATTCAAAGATACCTCGATACATATAATCATAGTTtaccaaaaatttcaaattccggAGAAATTACATAAGTTATGATTACAACCTGGCGATTAGATACTTCTGATGTCGGAAAAATAGGTGAGGTCCTCGCCTACTAGCTCTAGCAGAAGAATGGGACGATCCTTGGACTGTTTTCAGGCTTTGTACAGTACCCATGAACAATAACATTggagaaaaagggaagaagaacAGGGATTTAGGGGGGAAGAAGACAAGCCAAGTACTCCCTCAGACCcaaattttttatgcatttcaagagttttttttaaaaaaaaaacagcgtATAAGTAGCTGAAAAAGTTGAGCCAGGTTCTGTCTTTATCCTTCATAACATCATTGTGATAAATGTGTGGGGCCAAATGAGAATTGTCGTCTATATCAACCTTATCAAGTTTTATATGTGCTGCACATACTTCCTCATTACTGAGGTTGTGTAGTTCACACGCTTAAATTTGGTTCACAACCAAAACAACTAGAAAAATAAGTGGTGCCTAGGACATCTTGGTTGTCAGTTGAAATCCCACCAAAATCTATCGCACCTTAATGGTCTTGTTTTGTTGACTGCGTTGTTCATGAGTTAATTTCTCAGCACAAATTAGACCTAAATTGATGGCTGAGTCATACTAATTCCCAATGAGTAGGTGAAGGACAGGAAGTGAAAGTAGTTGTGTAGCTATTTGCCATATTTAGAAAGTGACATAAATTTTGAGACAGTCCAAAAAGGAAAGCATGACGCCCatcaatgggacggagggagcacaaaacaaaaaactcAATTCCTATTCATCAATCTCACCCTACCTAGGATCACATAGGaatattaaaatttataaacttcAAACTTTCCTAAACTTAGTATTTCCATCTTCTAATATGGAAATTAACAAGTTGCAAAGCCTTTTAGGAACTTTTCTGTGACAATGACTTACCTAATCtaataaataactaaaaaaaactcAGCAACACACGTGCTGGAAAATTCCTGCAACAAGTAAAAGACCAAAACACCCTTGAGACCCAATCTTTCAAAAACTActaaaatcagaaaataaaaCTATAATCAACATAAACAAAGACTCTCGATTAACATATTATTGCTCCTAATTACGCTCCTTATCTACATGGGATGCCTAGTTAAAGCTTGAGGAAAATCACACAAATCTCTAGCTCTGTATTTCCCTGAGCTCTTGGTTGACTGCAAAAACTTCCCAATTAGTGAACTAACAAGAATGGGAACAAAGTTTAAGACAAATAAACTGAAGAAATACAAGTAAATGACAAAATCTGAATGCAGaacaaggaaaaagagagagagagctcttTTTCTAATGATGTAAACTTGAAATTCGTTATCAGACAATGCACCATATTTTACATTAATTTAGATGACAAACCACTTGGTATCATGCCTTGAAGAAGGCTACTATAAAGCTAAGTTAGGACAAAGAAGTGTGATTTGTACAGAGCTAACTTAGGACAAAGACGTGCAGTGAGTTTAGAGCTAAGTTAAGACAAAGATGTCCAACAATTATTTTACATGACTTAAGGAATTCTTGTCTCATATACAAAAGCATCAAGTACATTGCTTTGAAAAAGGATAATGACCAAGACCACAAAAAGAACTGGATAATAAGCTGCAAACTGCcacaaacaaaaaaacaataaacaaaCAGCTAAATTGGGGgggaaaaagattttttttaccATTCTACTGACATCTGTAGAATCAATGAAAGGCATATACTGCTTTTGAAGGAGTTCTCCATTGAATGATTCCCCATGGTCAGCATCGCTTGCTTCGCTATCATGAGAACGTTTTTCGTCACACGAACAAACTACAAGGACAATGAAAGAAATCATATCCTGAGGACACTTTAACCTTTACACAAGACAAAGAAAAAGGGGCTACTTGAAATTGAAGTAGTTAATACACCATATCAATGAGACAACCAGGCCTGTAGCACTATAGCAGTTTATAGATATTAATAATCAAGAAACAGAGGTTTCAAGCAGTGAATCTCCAGAACCTCATAATAAAAttgtatttcaaaaaaaacctcaaaaaacttcaataataaaaaattatggATGCAAATGTCTGATTAACTTGCACCCAGCCTCTAAATCTGAATTTATACTATGCTCACTCTTACACaaactaaaacttcaaatttaaattcacaGAATAATTACCTCAATCTTTCCCTTGGAATGATGCATCTTGTTGCACAGTATATGTATAGTCTCATCCAGTTACAgcagaaaaaataaataaaaagtaccACAACAAAAGAATCCTATTATCGCAAACAATAACTAAACTAGTTACATCCTTTGTCATAGACTCTAAAGCCTTCTAACCAACAAATACTTAAAGTTCTTCTCAAAAGAACAATATGTTTAATCATAATTGACTTGATCCTTATAGACCCCCAAAAGACAGTTCTTCTAGAAGATTGAGATCCTTTATTGTTTACTTACCATCGTGAGTATGTTGAATAATAGTCTGAAGTTCGTCAGCATTCTGAGCAATTTTGGAAACAGAGAGAGAATTCTTGGATATCATGGTTGATTTTGGGCATATGCGGagaccttttttttctttcaaacaGCCCACAGTTGACTTGGTTTTCATTTTGAGTGATGGCATTTGATCTATACTTCTGATATGCACCAAAATCTGGATTTAAGAACATTCGCGGGAAAATAAACTCCTCAAAACAGTAAGGAACAACCACTGTCACTGAAATGCTGAGGATGAGAAGTCCATCCAGGAAGGCCAAAACAACTCCAGGAGCTATaacacattttaaaaaaaattgaactcaATCAGTCCAGACACAcgataaaaaaatattttgcacTAGCTCCCATATTCAAGTGCACAAGATCACACATAAAGAACAAAAATATAATGACATAAAAAAGAAACCAATACAAGAACAAAGTTGTTATTTCTCCTAACTAATTACAGTGGATGCCAAGACAGGCTCTATCCTGCCTTCTTTCTGGGGCAACTAATAATACCAAACCAAATATATTCTTGCTGATTGAGGATAGATACTTTAAAATTATTCAGGTATTCATGTTAAAAGCAAGCATGAACAATGGGAGACTTATAATCCGTTTTCTTTTCACCTAATTCAACACATCAATGGTTgttaaaaacagaaaattttctCATCTGCAAAATTTATCTAGAGGCTGTATCTAAGGCCTATATCTAACTCCATAGAATTCAATCTGCACTTGGGCTCACCAAAAACCTTTTGTAGGGTTTGAACTCAGTTCAATACTACTCAAACTCGGGTCAAAACCTTATTTCCAATTATCCAACTATCAAATTCATAACAGAGATTCATCAACCCAATtaccaaaaaattgaaaaaaaataaaaaattactcCTATACCCAAAATACTAAAAAGCAAAATCCTGTTCACTATTTCAAAACGGGAGTATCTGAACCAAGTTCGCGGATAACTTTGACTAGGTTTTGATCTCAACTGGAGTATTACAAGAAGCTCAACCTAGGTCAAAACCTTACAAACCCAATTATCCaacaatcaaattcaaacaaaaagACATTCAATTGAATTACTTAAAACAACAGATATTTATCAGTCAGAAGCAACTAAAAGCACATAAAAAACCACAAAAGCAGAGAAAAGTCAACTAactaaaacataaaattacacaCATCTAACAACAAACCGGAGCTACTCAATCTCTAATATTCAACTACAACAAAATAAGTTACGACTTAGATTGGAAACAGGGAAGAAAAACCTAACCATGGGGGAAGATTCAATCAGTGGATCCTAGTCGAGCTctggagaagaaaagaaaaagaaacagctAGTTTTAGTAGATGCTGCTAAAGGTCGTTTGACAGGAGAAGACAAAGATGCAGGAGTAGCAATGGTTCGCCGGAGAAAGAGCGACGACGGCGACGATACAGGACTCGGTCGGGTCGTCAGGGTGTGAGAAGGGAGGAGGAGTTGACTCGTcggggaaagagagagagaagaaaaggagGGACAGAGAAGGAAGGCGCCGTAGACTTGGCTTCCAGCACACAATTAGTGATAAGTGCagtattatttatttatacaaCGACTAATAATTTCTAAGGAGTATTAACGAGGAATTTTGGAAGTTACTAAATTATGATGGAAAAATTGGTGAAAAGGTTCCGAGTAGTAGACAAATTCATTTATTTATCCCTGATTTGGTAAGACAGGGATCCCAATGAACGTATACTCATTCACTTTTCTTTTAGATTGATCTTTTTTACACTGAGATCAGCATTGGATAAAtgataattatataaaatttaaatttgaaatttatttttttacatgTGTCGTAGATACAACGATGATATTTGTCAACACTatgaaaaaaaaactcataTAAATTTGACTTAAATGTCTTGAATTAATTTATGGAATATAACATgctttattactttttttaatttgtCTTTGGTATGTTATATGTGTAAAAATGTagaattttcacattttttgttttaaaaatgaTTAAGGGTGTTTTTGATAATACCGAAGTCTGAAATCTGAAGTATAGATCCATTaggttattgaattgttaaatattaaatttaatacatttgagtgcatatcacattcagtaataagtaaatagtttatcacttaattttgagaaCAAACTTTgcttagaaaattcagtgccgtttgattaatttagatgttcattttttttatgaaacggtctgaatatattaaaatttgaatctattaaatttaagtgctgaattgaattatcaaatagGG
Encoded proteins:
- the LOC113783354 gene encoding CTD small phosphatase-like protein 2, with the translated sequence MPSLKMKTKSTVGCLKEKKGLRICPKSTMISKNSLSVSKIAQNADELQTIIQHTHDVCSCDEKRSHDSEASDADHGESFNGELLQKQYMPFIDSTDVSRMESAPGTCTSSETIFSPILESIDIHSKSYTDYYGGNNNLYVPQLETEDSDDSSKGSCEYQTCSISDFFISDMIFSGLPVDGNSVFNDSTDTKFLPDYKCEEPLNSFDLTEETMVMPYLKNAMESGYIHDIRTCEDATIDSSDSSLYLAIHQLRSCNQESDINIYSDVDQPDSFDPHMFIRNIPDLPDLASDLRPTILPKDSKKTKSVTLVLDLDETLVHSTLEHSDDADFTFPVFFNMKEHTVYVKQRPHLRTFLERVSEMFEIVVFTASQSIYAKQLLDILDPDGKLISRRAYRESCIFYDGSYTKDLTVLGVDLAKVVIIDNSPQVFRLQVNNGIPIKSWFDDPSDSALMSLLPFLETLVDTDDVRPIIAKRFGNNE